TGACCATCTTAGTGAGGATGAAACAGTGAGGCACTGTATCTCACCTTCTGTGGAATCTGGGCGAGGCCTGCTGCAATCACATTGGCTCTTTCTTCTGTTAAGTTACCCACCATGGACCCCAGGGAAAACACCACAACACCGTGTTCTCCAGAAGACTGGACAAAGTCCTCTATTTCCTGTTAATGGAATATCAGCTCATCACAAAGAGCAGCAACACAAACCTGCATAAAAGCTGACACCACCCTCCACAGGAAGACACCGAGCAGCATTAGAAATGTTAGAGGAGTGGGTGCTTTAAAACTGTTCACATCCACATATAAGATGTACAGTTGCAGCCAACTGGACAGTTAGAGTTCTCTGTGTTACATGCATTCATAGTCATACAAACAATTCTGGAACATTTTCATGTTGAAAGGAAAGACTTGTTGATAATAAATTCAAAGATGTCTTTCTCGATTCCCAGTACCTTGACCCCCAAACATCTGCTTTCTGTTAGTATTATCTTGGCCACTAATGTGGATTACAGCAggtattcttattttatttctgtcttggtCTTTGGCTAGTTTACTTAGCATAATGTCATTAAGGTCATACCATGCATCTCTTTACctaggtttttaaagtattattgATATTTTTGGATTTGCAGAGTATATATTTTTGTCAACAATTCTAGTAATATCTAGGTTGCTTTCTCTactcttagttactattctaatAATGTGAGGAGATACCAAGATTAAGGcaagttataaaagaaagcatttaattgggggcttgctaaAAGTTTCACAGGGTGAGTCTATGAGCATCATGGTGGGGACCaccatggcaggcaggcaggcaggcaggcaggcaggcaggcaggcaggcaggcaggcaggcaggcaggcaggcaggtatggGACTGGAATAGTGACCCAGTATTTAACCTGAACCATAAGTTgctgacagagagaaagagaccagGATTGTTTTGGACATTTGAAACCTCATAGTCTACCTCCATGACACATTatccccaacaaagccacacctaattCTTCCTAAATGGGCCTCCAACTGGTAACCAAACATTCAAGTACAggagcctgtggggaccattcttattcaaagcacCAAGCACTTCCCTTCAGGAATAGTGCTGCTATGGTCATCCTTGCATTGCTAGCTCATAGAGGTTCCTCATTCAGTTCCTTTACATGCATTCTCAGGAGTGGAATTCATTAACCACAAATCTACTTCTAATTTTGTTAAGGATGTCCATTCTCTTTCAATTTGTGTGTTTGTAACTGATACGGTTTTCATTGGAAATAATCTTCTATTTGCTTACAATTTATGTAACTGTGTCTGTACTGAAGTTTTGgggtgtatgcatgtttgtacagGAGTATGTTTCACTTATATGATTGATAAAGAAAGTAAAtagacacacctcaacttcaacgGCAGACGTTACCTCAGAGCAAAGgattgggaaatgattttccaatcaaatggacccaagaaacaaggtagtgtagttatcctaatatctaacaaattagacttcaaactaaaattaattcaaAGAGATGAAGTAGGGCATTTCATATTCGTcttaggaaaaatccatcaaggtgAGGTCTCAATTCTAAAAATCTATGCCCCAATATAAAGATACCTACATTTGTAAAGGAACATAGCAAAAAAGTAAATAGAGCCATTTTGActtgtgaaaatgtatttttctttgttcatacCCTATTTTCTCTCAAATCATTTTGTATAGGACTGGGCTTTTGGACCAATCTctgtatttattatatgtgtgttctttttacactcaaatataagaaaaagtttttttaaaatagaattttgctGAATTAATTCAATCAAAATGAAATTCACACTCTTGTGATGTAATAGATAAATGTTTCtactggcttctttctttttctaaattcctGTGGTACTCTGAGTTTGACACACAttctgaagaataaaatataaccaCTCCTGCTGAAATGCAaggaaaatagaagcaaacaaaGGGAACACTATTTACCTTAGGTAGAGGCTTGGCAGGTCTGCAGTGCAGTCCTCCAACAAAATCAAAATTTGGTAAGACAGGGTGAGGAAACTCCAAATCCCAGTAGGTTCGAATGAGCCATATATCTGCCTTGCCCATCATCTCCAGGAGTGTTGTGGGTCTTCCTGAAGAGAAATCAGAACAGTGAAGGTACAACAGGTGACACAATGTCAGGTGAAGATGATTGTGTCAGGTAGTCTTCTGAAAGCACTTTTGAAACTGTAGCCAGAGATGTTTACAAGTGTGGGATATAAATCATGTATTTGTATATCTATTTATAtacctgtctatctatctatctatatctgtgtgtataataTTTGATACAAATTAATAATGTATGTTTCTCATTCTTATGCTGAGAGTATATAAATTCACTGTGTAAGTGACATGGCAGAAAACATCACATGTGTAACACATCTTGGAAATTTATGATTACCAAATATCTAGATAGACCACCTAAAATTATTCAATGACATTAGATGTAAATCTTGTTTTTTATATTCAGGGAAACACATTTCTTGGAACTCTCCATCTAGTTTACTCTGTTTAACTGTTACAACCCTCAATGTATGTACCTCTAAGGGAACGTAGGATTTtgtactattttgttttgttttgggattttcTGATAGAGCCCAGGATGGTCCTTATATCACTGTTTCCAAGtggaccttgaactccagattctGTTCATATagctcaaatgctgggattacaggtgtgttctgTTGTGCCCAATGTGAAATTTATGGGGGATTATACATTACTTCAGCacctcattttgagacagggtctcactatgtagtcctgggtaACCTCAAAGAGAATTTCCAATGATTCCTGGGTTCCTTGTCCTCATATTGCTCTTGATTCATGATTGACAGTGTAATATTTAGGCCTGTGTAAGTCTGTTTGTAGATAATAAGTATAGCAAGTCATAAAATATGGAAAGAGAAATGTTTGGCCATTAGGTATGTTTTAGAACACTAACTTTTAATTGATATTTATACTTCAATCATACATTTTAAACACAATTTCAACCCTTCTAATACATATTCTTCCAGATCCTTCATTCATATGTTTTTTGTACTTGGTACATAAACAGTGTACTCACAGCTGTGCAGAAATTTGGTAGCTGGAATGAGAAATTAGCTCaaattataaaagagaaaaataatgtatataaagGCAACAATTCTCAATGCTATGTAGATACCTATGATAGAAACACTTATTAATCAGTCCTCAGTCCATATGTGCAAATCATGAAGATATTGAGTGTGTTTAAAGCTACTATTTTAGGGGCTAGTGAAATAGTTTAGATGGTAAAAGTTTTTGGCATGAAACCTTAATAACTTGGGGTCAGTCCTCATGAATACCTGAACACCTGAATGGATCTTGACAATCCAAAAATAATGGAAGTAAAAAGTCAACAGATTTGAATTTGCAGTCCACAGAGCAAAAACTGCCCACCCATGACACAAGTGTTCATGTGCATGctcatgataataataataggaatagCAATATaatgttgttgatgatgatgatgatgagggtgATGAGGGTGATGATAATTTTGTCATCACACAGGTAAAAGTACTGTTTTAAAACATGAGGCAAAATGGTTTGTGGATATGTTATTTCTTAGAGAAATTCTCAAAGCTTTGATGTGTGGAGGTTTGCCTTTCTGAAGTGTCCTGTGAAAGTCATAGCTAAGGCTTTGCAGTTGACCTTAGGACATAAGCTTTTCTACAATGCTTTAATTTCAACAGATAATTTCACAGACTTTTTACAATTTTCCCTAGGAGAGATAAATCGGTCTGCTGCCAATCCTATTCTTTCAAGTCTCCTTCAATGACACAGTAATTGAGAATATAACAACAATCCCAACTGAACAGCACTCACCTAATACTTCAGTATAAAGCTGATTCCACTTCTTCTCATTAAATGTTTGGAACCAGAAGTCAAAACAAAGCACATAGAGTACATTTTGCACCCTCTCCATGAACGTCATCTGATCACTCAATTCTGACAGAGCAGGTGGCACATAGGAAGGAGGTAGTGGGAGTCCTCCACTGTACTTTTCATATGTGGAGCCATAAAAGAAGCGGAGACTGAACACCAGTGGTATCTTGAGAATCTCAGCCAGCAGATCACCACAGGGTATGAAGGGATCTGCCAGGATGACATCAAAGCTTGAAGTTTGTAGTTTTTTCATGAGTTCCTTGTTGAAAACTACATCTTTGCAGAGACTTTCAAAATAATCTGAATCTACCCAAACCAGTTCTTGATACATTAACAAGTATCTCCAAAATGATAGCTTTGGCAGCTCATAAATGCTTTTCCTGATTGATTCCATGTAAAGTTCCTCCAAATCAGTCATGGAAAATGATGAAGGGTATGTCTCAAACTCAATAGCAGATGTGTCCTCAACCTCATAAGAAAGAGAAGCTGAGGGTATCAGAACAGTCACTTCATGACCCTTCTTCACAAGCTCATCTAGGATTGTCTTTAAGTTGAGCCAATGGCTGTATTCCATTGGCCACACCAGCACCTTCCCACTACTTCCAGATCCAAAGAAGCCACTCAGTTGTAGCAGGAGCAGGGCTGCTGTCATTTTCACAGACATCTGGTTAAATTCAGAGCTGTATTTCAAATGGTAATTGCTCTGCTCCTGCAGATATAGACACATGTAATAATTAGTTAAAGTATAACTTCTACCCACAAAAGCAAATATACACGGGATATTTATAGCCTATGGCTAAGTTCAAAAACAAGAAGGAAGATGTCAACCCAAGAAATGATTCCTGATTCTCAGTGACCTTGAATGTATAATGTACTTGGAGAACAGTGGAAAGTAAGATCTCTTTCTCCCCTACCTCCC
The Cricetulus griseus strain 17A/GY chromosome 1 unlocalized genomic scaffold, alternate assembly CriGri-PICRH-1.0 chr1_1, whole genome shotgun sequence genome window above contains:
- the LOC100751325 gene encoding UDP-glucuronosyltransferase 2B4 isoform X2, with the translated sequence MSVKMTAALLLLQLSGFFGSGSSGKVLVWPMEYSHWLNLKTILDELVKKGHEVTVLIPSASLSYEVEDTSAIEFETYPSSFSMTDLEELYMESIRKSIYELPKLSFWRYLLMYQELVWVDSDYFESLCKDVVFNKELMKKLQTSSFDVILADPFIPCGRPTTLLEMMGKADIWLIRTYWDLEFPHPVLPNFDFVGGLHCRPAKPLPKEIEDFVQSSGEHGVVVFSLGSMVGNLTEERANVIAAGLAQIPQKVLWRFEGKKPDTLGSNTRLYKWIPQNDLLGHPKTRAFITHGGTNGIYEAIYHGIPVVGIPLFADQFDNVVHMKTKGAGVRLDFLTMSSTDLLNAVKTVTTDPFYKENAMRLSRIHHDQPVKPLDRAVFWVEYVMRNKGAKHLRVAAHDLTWFQYHSLDVLGFLLACVVTVIFIITKCCLFCCQKFVKGGKKKKRE
- the LOC100751325 gene encoding UDP-glucuronosyltransferase 2B31 isoform X1 encodes the protein MSVKMTAALLLLQLSGFFGSGSSGKVLVWPMEYSHWLNLKTILDELVKKGHEVTVLIPSASLSYEVEDTSAIEFETYPSSFSMTDLEELYMESIRKSIYELPKLSFWRYLLMYQELVWVDSDYFESLCKDVVFNKELMKKLQTSSFDVILADPFIPCGDLLAEILKIPLVFSLRFFYGSTYEKYSGGLPLPPSYVPPALSELSDQMTFMERVQNVLYVLCFDFWFQTFNEKKWNQLYTEVLGRPTTLLEMMGKADIWLIRTYWDLEFPHPVLPNFDFVGGLHCRPAKPLPKEIEDFVQSSGEHGVVVFSLGSMVGNLTEERANVIAAGLAQIPQKVLWRFEGKKPDTLGSNTRLYKWIPQNDLLGHPKTRAFITHGGTNGIYEAIYHGIPVVGIPLFADQFDNVVHMKTKGAGVRLDFLTMSSTDLLNAVKTVTTDPFYKENAMRLSRIHHDQPVKPLDRAVFWVEYVMRNKGAKHLRVAAHDLTWFQYHSLDVLGFLLACVVTVIFIITKCCLFCCQKFVKGGKKKKRE